A segment of the Carya illinoinensis cultivar Pawnee chromosome 1, C.illinoinensisPawnee_v1, whole genome shotgun sequence genome:
TCTTTACAACTTTTTGCCCCATCTTCTTTTCCTGATCTGAAAATATGAAActtttgttgctcatctttcttgttcaaTCTGTTCTTCAGACTATATATCTACCGGCAAGCCAAGGCGCGGTGCAGCCAATGGATGTCAGATTGATTGAGCAAACATGCAAGCAGACACCCCTATATGATGTTTGTGTATCCATTCTTAAATCAGACTCTCGAAGTTCCAAGGCAGATGTCACCGGGCTGGCTCTCATCATGGTTGATGTACTCAAGGCCAAGGCAACTGGAACTACGAACTATATTAAGACGCTTCTCCGGGGCAACCTAAAAGGAGATGTAAGGCGTGGCTTAAGCTCTTGTGCTGACCTATACAATACTGTTTTAGAGGCTGATATCCCGGTAGCCATTGAAGCTTTGCAGAAAGGTGATCCTAAATTTGCTGAACAAGCTGCAAATGATGCTGGCATCGAGGCCAGATCATGTGAAAGCAGTTTCTCAGGCCATTCGCCTCTCACTGAAAGTAACAAATCCGTGCAGGATGTCTCATCTGTGGCTGCTGCCATTGTCAGGTTATTGCTTTAAGGGGTTG
Coding sequences within it:
- the LOC122317774 gene encoding cell wall / vacuolar inhibitor of fructosidase 1-like; amino-acid sequence: MKLLLLIFLVQSVLQTIYLPASQGAVQPMDVRLIEQTCKQTPLYDVCVSILKSDSRSSKADVTGLALIMVDVLKAKATGTTNYIKTLLRGNLKGDVRRGLSSCADLYNTVLEADIPVAIEALQKGDPKFAEQAANDAGIEARSCESSFSGHSPLTESNKSVQDVSSVAAAIVRLLL